Proteins found in one Candidatus Woesearchaeota archaeon genomic segment:
- the pheT gene encoding phenylalanine--tRNA ligase subunit beta, with the protein MPTVTLNRNVFEKLVSKKLPLEKLKERISMIGTDLESVTDTEIHVEVFPNRPDWLSEQGFARSFSAFIGEKTGLREYMVKKSGLKVVVDKSVAMRPYTACAIVKKLSFNDERIREIMQVQEKLATTHGRNRKKSAYGLYPLNTINFPIQYIAKDPHEVMFQPLGFPKKIPASDVEELHPKGKEYKHIAQGWKKYPFFIDNKNNVLSMLPYTNSNDTGKIDETTTEVFIECTGTDWNNVSVALNIFVTTLADMGGEIYSMDIVYPDKTVTTPDLTPEKMKVDLPYINKRLGLTLKEKEIKELLERMGFGYEKGNALIPAYRADIIHSADLVEDVAIAYGYENFEEKIPAVATIAEEDSFEVFKTKVVELLIGLGLLETKSYSLIDESTQTAQCLLAADEKKVVSIIDPVSLEYNSLRFWLAPSILQVLQRNIGAEYPQRVFEIGRVFKHGDTETGVEETERVCIATTHGKADFTEIKQIVEYLLSQFGLKGETRETEHGTFIPGRVGRVRVSGVDIVYVGEIHPEVLNKFKLENPVALCELNLTELYKILKR; encoded by the coding sequence ATGCCAACCGTAACCCTCAACCGGAATGTGTTTGAAAAGCTTGTGAGCAAGAAGCTCCCGCTCGAGAAACTCAAGGAGCGCATCTCAATGATCGGCACTGACCTTGAATCAGTGACTGACACCGAGATTCACGTCGAAGTGTTTCCCAACCGACCGGACTGGCTGTCTGAACAAGGATTCGCGCGCTCGTTTTCTGCGTTCATCGGCGAAAAAACAGGGCTGCGCGAATACATGGTAAAGAAGAGCGGCCTGAAAGTTGTTGTTGACAAAAGTGTGGCCATGCGGCCGTACACTGCCTGTGCCATTGTCAAAAAACTCTCATTCAACGACGAGCGCATCCGCGAGATCATGCAGGTGCAGGAAAAGCTCGCCACCACGCATGGCAGGAACCGGAAAAAATCAGCGTACGGATTGTACCCACTAAACACTATTAATTTCCCGATTCAATACATTGCAAAAGACCCACACGAAGTCATGTTCCAGCCGCTCGGCTTTCCGAAGAAAATTCCTGCAAGTGATGTTGAGGAACTCCATCCAAAAGGAAAGGAGTACAAACATATTGCCCAGGGCTGGAAAAAATATCCATTTTTTATTGACAACAAAAATAATGTGCTGTCTATGCTCCCCTACACCAATTCGAACGACACTGGAAAAATAGACGAGACAACCACTGAAGTGTTTATCGAATGTACCGGCACCGACTGGAACAACGTCAGCGTCGCGCTCAATATTTTTGTCACCACGCTTGCCGATATGGGCGGCGAAATATACAGCATGGACATCGTGTATCCGGATAAAACGGTTACGACGCCCGATCTTACACCGGAAAAGATGAAGGTTGACCTTCCTTACATCAACAAACGCCTCGGCCTCACACTGAAGGAAAAAGAAATCAAGGAACTACTTGAACGCATGGGCTTTGGCTATGAAAAAGGCAACGCGCTGATCCCCGCGTATCGCGCTGATATCATCCACAGTGCTGACCTTGTCGAAGATGTTGCCATTGCGTACGGCTATGAAAATTTTGAAGAAAAAATACCTGCGGTCGCAACCATTGCAGAAGAAGACTCCTTTGAAGTATTCAAAACAAAAGTCGTTGAACTTCTTATTGGGCTGGGATTGCTTGAGACAAAATCATATTCGCTTATTGATGAAAGTACGCAAACAGCCCAGTGCCTGCTTGCGGCTGATGAAAAAAAGGTCGTCAGTATCATTGACCCTGTCAGCCTTGAGTATAACTCGCTCCGGTTCTGGCTTGCGCCCAGCATTCTGCAGGTGCTCCAGCGCAACATCGGAGCAGAATACCCTCAGCGTGTGTTTGAGATTGGGCGCGTGTTTAAGCACGGAGACACTGAAACCGGTGTTGAGGAAACTGAACGCGTCTGTATCGCAACGACCCACGGCAAGGCAGATTTTACCGAGATAAAACAGATTGTCGAGTATCTTCTGAGCCAGTTCGGATTGAAGGGAGAAACACGCGAAACCGAACATGGCACCTTCATCCCCGGCAGGGTCGGGCGCGTGCGGGTCTCGGGTGTTGATATTGTGTATGTCGGAGAAATACATCCTGAAGTGCTGAACAAGTTTAAGCTGGAAAATCCAGTGGCGCTGTGTGAATTAAATTTGACCGAACTGTATAAGATACTGAAAAGATAA